In Bombina bombina isolate aBomBom1 chromosome 6, aBomBom1.pri, whole genome shotgun sequence, a single genomic region encodes these proteins:
- the TSPO gene encoding translocator protein, whose protein sequence is MPSAWVSAVGFTLLPHVGGLLGGLITRKEVKTWYKTLVKPDWRPPNWMFGPVWTTLYTSMGYGSYLIWKELGGFTDDAVVPLGLYAGQLALNWAWTPLFFGAHKIGWAFAELVILTGTAAATTISWYPINRTAAYLMFPYLAWLSLASALNYCVWRDNKDKSE, encoded by the exons ATGCCATCCGCTTGGGTATCTGCCGTTGGATTCACCCTCCTCCCTCATGTTGGGGGGTTACTTGGAGGACTAATAACAAGGAAGGAAGTTAAGACCTGGTACAAGACACTGGTGAAACCAGACTGGCGCCCACCAAACTGGATGTTCGGTCCTGTATGGACAACTTTATATACATCTATGGG TTATGGTTCATATCTGATCTGGAAAGAACTGGGAGGATTTACAGATGATGCTGTCGTCCCCCTAGGATTGTATGCAGGGCAGCTGGCACTTAATTGGGCATGGACGCCTTTATTCTTTGGTGCCCATAAAATAGGATGG gCATTTGCTGAATTAGTCATTTTGACGGGCACAGCTGCCGCTACGACTATATCCTGGTATCCAATTAACAGGACAGCAGCGTACCTGATGTTCCCGTACCTGGCTTGGCTATCGTTGGCCtctgctcttaactactgtgtctgGCGGGATAATAAAGACAAGAGTGAATAA